The Natribaculum luteum genome contains the following window.
ATAAACCCCGTTTCAGGGGATACGGATAGTACGATCCCGCTGACTGTGTCTCGTCGCCGTCGTCAGCCATCGATAGAGACCGCTTCCACAACGGTTTCAACGGAATCCCCCACGTGCGACCGCGTCGGTACCCGGTACCTGGATGCCCGTTTTTTGGTAATTCTGCCCGAAAATGGACTTTCGTTAAGACACCTACTGTGGTGTTATCTCACATGGGTGAAACAGACTCTCCAGTACAGAACGTTCGCGTCTGGTCGGCACACGAACACCTCGGCTGGTGGGTTCTGGGAGCTGTGTTACTGGCTGTGCTCGGACTCGTCGTCAACCAGTATCTCCCGTGGCTCATCTTCGGGCTGTTCATTTACTACGTCGCGCGGCCCATCACTCGACGACTCGAGCGGCGTATCGCCTCACCGACGCTCGTCGCGGCCCTGACACTGCTTCTCATTATCGTCCCGATCATCGTGTTAGCCGGCGCGATCTTGCTCGTGGCGCTCGGGCAACTCGTGGCGACGGTCTCGGACATACCGGTCGACAGAGTCGTCGCGCAGTTACCGGTCTCGATCCCGAACCTCCCGAATACGCCGACGGAGGTATACGACACGACGCTGGTGCTGATCCAGGATCCGTCGGTCCAGAACCTTCTGGGCACGTTCGGCGGCGTCGTCGGTGCGATCGGCGCAGTGCTGTTCAACGCGTTCATCTCGCTGTTGATCGCGTTCTTCCTGCTGACAAGCGACCGAAACATCGCCGCCTGGTTCGAATCGAACGTGTTCGGCGAGGACAGCCTCGCATCGGCGTACCTGTCGGCCGTCGATCGGGGACTGGGTTCGATTTATTTCGGCTACACGATGACGATCTTCGCGGTCATCATCCTCTCGGCGGTCATCTACGCGGTGTTCAACTTCACTGCGCCAGGGGATCTGACGATCCCCTCGGTAGTACTGTTCGCCGTCGTCACTGGCCTCTTTACGCTCGTCCCGCTCGTGGGCCGGTCGATCGTCTATCTCACGGTCGCTGCGATCCTCGCCGTCCAGGCAGTCACCGTCGATCCGCGTCTCATCTGGTTCCCGCTTGCGTTCCTCGCGGTCATGATCGTCGCGTTCGACAACCTCATCCGGACGTACATCCGGCCGTACCTCTCAGGACGACTGCTCAACACCGGACTCGTCATGTTCGCGTACCTGTTCGGGCCGCCGCTGTTCGGCTGGTCGGGGATCTTCCTCGGCCCGTTCCTGATGCTGTTTATCGTGACGTTCATCCGGATGATCCTCCCGGTCTTGGCCAATCAAGAGCACGAGCGCGCTGACGTCGAGTCCGAGCACACGCTCGACGAGTTCTCCGATAGCGTGGCCGACCAGCAGGACGAACAGCCGCCCGATACAGGCCGTTCTGACCTCGGACCCGAGGATGACCCGACGGTGTGAGGTTCTGCCACTGATGGACCACGACTCAGAATCCGGTTTCAGTCGAATCTAGCCACTCGTAGGGGACCAGCCGTTCGCCCGAGCGAGAGTGGGTGGCTACTCAGCCCAAAAGGGTGTTGAGGCACAGAACCTCGTCGGTACGGGTGCCCTCGGCGGTGGGCTCTGGGCCTGCTCATCGGGCTGATCTTCCTCGTACCTGTGCTGGGAATGGCGGTTGGCGCAGTATCCGGC
Protein-coding sequences here:
- a CDS encoding AI-2E family transporter, with translation MGETDSPVQNVRVWSAHEHLGWWVLGAVLLAVLGLVVNQYLPWLIFGLFIYYVARPITRRLERRIASPTLVAALTLLLIIVPIIVLAGAILLVALGQLVATVSDIPVDRVVAQLPVSIPNLPNTPTEVYDTTLVLIQDPSVQNLLGTFGGVVGAIGAVLFNAFISLLIAFFLLTSDRNIAAWFESNVFGEDSLASAYLSAVDRGLGSIYFGYTMTIFAVIILSAVIYAVFNFTAPGDLTIPSVVLFAVVTGLFTLVPLVGRSIVYLTVAAILAVQAVTVDPRLIWFPLAFLAVMIVAFDNLIRTYIRPYLSGRLLNTGLVMFAYLFGPPLFGWSGIFLGPFLMLFIVTFIRMILPVLANQEHERADVESEHTLDEFSDSVADQQDEQPPDTGRSDLGPEDDPTV